Proteins encoded together in one Deinococcus hopiensis KR-140 window:
- a CDS encoding LysR family transcriptional regulator, whose amino-acid sequence MAPQTPTLAQLRALIAVAEAGGFGEAAAEGGVSQSSLSEAVAKLEALAGRPLLRRTPAGTAPTEAGQRVLEHARAAVQAAGDALLAAQEDSALSGTLRVASMRSTATHLLPPAIAAFRARHPGVRVEVLDLDAETYGGSADVVQSGRADMALIVAEEVPGLRLLPLPADEYLFVAPASRGAGPVQVSELLAPLILPPGQNACHLRVRRYLSTLGVPMGAVSEIEQDSVILSMVEYGLGITVMPRLALLPLPPGLVALPLPEPLVRPLSLAVLPHRAGLPMLRAFTEAVLRAARQGRLPPLERESRVGYSAGAN is encoded by the coding sequence AGGCGGGGGGCTTCGGTGAGGCCGCCGCTGAGGGGGGCGTGTCGCAATCCAGCCTCAGCGAGGCCGTCGCCAAGCTCGAAGCGCTGGCAGGCCGTCCCCTGCTGCGCCGCACGCCCGCTGGAACCGCACCTACCGAGGCCGGGCAGCGGGTACTGGAGCACGCCCGCGCCGCCGTTCAGGCCGCCGGAGACGCGCTGCTGGCCGCGCAGGAAGACTCGGCGCTGTCGGGTACCCTGCGGGTGGCTTCCATGCGGTCCACCGCCACGCACCTGCTGCCCCCCGCCATCGCGGCCTTTCGGGCGCGGCACCCCGGCGTGCGCGTGGAGGTGCTGGACCTGGACGCCGAGACGTATGGGGGCAGCGCGGACGTGGTGCAGTCGGGCCGGGCGGACATGGCGCTGATCGTGGCCGAGGAGGTGCCCGGCCTGCGCCTGCTGCCCCTCCCCGCCGATGAGTACCTGTTCGTCGCGCCCGCCTCGCGCGGCGCCGGACCGGTGCAGGTGTCTGAACTGCTGGCCCCGCTGATCCTGCCGCCGGGGCAAAACGCCTGTCACCTGCGGGTGCGGCGCTACCTGTCCACGCTGGGCGTGCCGATGGGGGCCGTCAGCGAGATCGAGCAGGACAGTGTGATTCTCTCGATGGTGGAGTACGGCCTCGGGATCACCGTCATGCCCCGGCTGGCGCTGCTGCCCCTGCCGCCCGGCCTGGTGGCCCTGCCCCTCCCCGAACCGCTGGTCCGCCCCCTGTCGCTGGCCGTGCTGCCGCACCGGGCAGGCCTGCCCATGCTCCGGGCGTTCACGGAGGCGGTGTTGCGGGCGGCCCGGCAGGGGCGTTTGCCGCCGCTGGAGCGGGAGTCACGCGTGGGGTATTCGGCGGGGGCGAATTAG
- a CDS encoding ABC transporter permease encodes MDGLFSQLLTTAFLATLIRSVVPLLLTGLGGLFSERSGVVNIALDGLIIFGALAGAVTTYTLDPVLGAAAPWVGWLAGAAVGGLIAWIHAVISIKYRADQVISGTAINLLASGVPAVILTALYGTSTESPKVAHPLPLWGVGELRFSPPVYFSLLVVAVTWYVLYRTPFGLRLRATGEHPGAAASMGVNVRRIRYVSVILSGVLAGTAGVFLSIGNLESYVRNISAGLGFIALAALIFGQWKPLGVLGATVLFGFLQAVSIALGGSDLLPPTLVSALPYLITIIALIFTGRSAAPKAIGKPFDG; translated from the coding sequence GTGGACGGTCTGTTCTCGCAACTGCTGACGACGGCTTTTCTGGCGACGCTCATCCGCTCTGTGGTGCCGCTGCTGCTGACCGGACTGGGCGGCCTGTTCTCCGAGCGCAGCGGCGTGGTGAATATTGCGCTGGACGGCCTGATTATCTTCGGGGCGCTGGCCGGGGCCGTGACGACGTATACCCTCGATCCGGTACTCGGCGCGGCGGCTCCCTGGGTGGGCTGGTTGGCTGGGGCAGCGGTAGGCGGTCTGATCGCCTGGATTCACGCCGTCATCTCCATCAAGTACCGCGCCGATCAGGTTATCAGCGGCACGGCGATCAACCTGCTTGCCAGCGGCGTGCCCGCCGTGATCCTGACCGCGCTGTACGGCACGAGCACCGAGAGCCCCAAGGTGGCCCATCCCCTCCCGCTGTGGGGCGTGGGCGAACTGCGCTTCAGCCCACCCGTGTACTTCTCGCTTCTGGTGGTCGCGGTGACGTGGTACGTGCTGTACCGCACCCCCTTCGGCCTGCGCCTGCGCGCCACGGGCGAGCACCCTGGGGCCGCCGCGAGCATGGGCGTCAACGTGCGGCGTATCCGCTACGTCAGCGTGATCCTGTCGGGTGTGCTGGCGGGTACAGCGGGCGTGTTCCTCAGCATCGGCAACCTGGAATCCTACGTCCGCAACATCAGTGCCGGCCTGGGCTTTATCGCGTTGGCGGCGCTGATTTTCGGGCAGTGGAAGCCGCTGGGCGTGCTGGGGGCCACCGTGCTGTTCGGCTTCTTGCAGGCGGTCAGCATCGCGCTGGGCGGCTCGGACCTGCTGCCTCCCACGCTGGTGTCGGCCCTGCCGTACCTGATCACCATCATCGCCCTGATCTTCACTGGCCGCAGCGCCGCGCCCAAGGCGATCGGCAAGCCCTTCGACGGCTGA
- a CDS encoding ABC transporter permease: MTHVSDARPSPVAARIAVTASALAAAGLLLFPLAALGRDFNAGGVLLHLTGSVLNLSSNTQVPLPNMGAVLGLGWATLALLVASLIGALQRARWFWITGLLAFVTAFAAVVLLGTSLGTEAARVAADTTLRPGAKRQLRNFYAGGGMNLGLFLPILSGLITAGAGLSARQVWWDRLNRLRGLLVPAVAIGLAVLVGAVVVLIVQPLINGSGAPLSPWGGWLAKSDLVYFVYSMLFAPVTALTPFLDSLKLATPLILTGLSVAFAFRTGLFNVGAPGQLTMGAIASMLVGVYGPPSLGWLLLPLAVIAAGLGGALWGAVPGFLKARFGSSEVINTIMLNYVASAIFLFMIGTETFPFLGRTYRLPFKAEGFEPRSEELQPASHLPTLLDLFGVGQGGAQALTIAPLAALVVFFGLRLALRRQRNRSLVALAAALALGALTWRVGIPVQASGSQLNASFLVALACVGIFSVLMWRTSTGYALRAVGLSPKAAEYGGISVAKNTILAMTLAGMFAGLAGTHYVQGGALDEYRLRGNMPVNVGFDGIAVALMGQSTPAGVVAAGVLFGTIDTGSVNVQRLEKVNRDLVTVLKALIVLFIAAGGFLSRRITDPPPPQLVKAADATGSAEAGHVDAGATRERATPQPNVARSSEVNTREGGK; encoded by the coding sequence GTGACCCACGTTTCTGACGCTCGCCCCTCTCCGGTCGCGGCCCGAATCGCCGTGACCGCGAGCGCCCTCGCGGCGGCGGGGCTTCTCCTGTTTCCCCTGGCGGCGCTGGGGCGCGACTTCAACGCGGGTGGGGTGCTGCTCCACCTGACCGGCTCAGTGCTGAACCTCAGCTCGAACACGCAGGTGCCGCTGCCAAACATGGGCGCCGTCCTGGGGCTGGGATGGGCCACGCTGGCCCTGCTCGTCGCCAGCCTCATCGGCGCGCTCCAGCGGGCACGCTGGTTTTGGATCACGGGCCTGCTCGCCTTCGTGACGGCCTTTGCCGCTGTCGTACTGCTGGGCACCAGCCTGGGAACCGAGGCCGCCCGGGTGGCGGCGGACACCACCCTGCGGCCCGGAGCCAAGCGGCAACTCCGCAACTTCTACGCGGGCGGCGGGATGAACCTGGGGCTGTTCCTGCCCATCCTCTCGGGGCTGATCACCGCGGGGGCGGGGCTGAGTGCCCGGCAAGTGTGGTGGGACCGGCTCAACCGGTTGCGCGGACTGCTGGTGCCCGCCGTCGCCATCGGGCTGGCGGTGCTGGTGGGGGCGGTGGTGGTGCTGATTGTGCAGCCCCTCATCAACGGCAGCGGCGCGCCGCTCTCGCCCTGGGGCGGCTGGCTCGCCAAGAGCGACCTGGTGTACTTCGTGTACTCCATGCTCTTCGCGCCCGTTACGGCCCTGACGCCCTTTCTGGACAGCCTCAAGCTGGCCACTCCGCTGATCCTGACCGGGCTGTCTGTGGCCTTTGCCTTTCGTACGGGCCTCTTCAACGTTGGCGCGCCGGGACAACTGACGATGGGGGCCATCGCGTCCATGCTGGTGGGCGTGTACGGACCGCCCTCGCTGGGCTGGCTGCTGCTGCCCCTCGCGGTGATTGCGGCGGGACTCGGCGGAGCGCTGTGGGGCGCGGTTCCGGGCTTTCTCAAGGCCCGCTTCGGCTCCAGCGAGGTGATCAACACGATCATGCTGAACTACGTCGCCTCGGCGATCTTCCTCTTCATGATCGGCACAGAGACTTTCCCCTTCCTGGGGCGCACCTACCGCCTGCCCTTCAAAGCCGAGGGCTTCGAGCCGCGCAGTGAAGAGTTGCAACCCGCCTCGCACCTGCCCACCCTGCTGGACCTGTTTGGCGTGGGACAGGGGGGCGCGCAGGCGCTGACCATCGCGCCGCTCGCCGCACTGGTGGTGTTTTTCGGGTTGCGCCTGGCGCTGCGGCGGCAGCGGAACCGCAGCCTGGTCGCCCTGGCGGCCGCCCTGGCGCTGGGCGCGCTGACCTGGCGCGTCGGAATTCCCGTTCAGGCGTCGGGCAGCCAGCTCAACGCCTCGTTCCTGGTCGCGCTGGCGTGCGTGGGCATCTTCAGCGTGTTGATGTGGCGCACCTCTACGGGCTACGCGCTGCGGGCAGTGGGCCTGTCGCCCAAAGCCGCCGAGTACGGCGGAATCAGCGTCGCCAAAAACACCATTCTGGCGATGACGCTGGCGGGCATGTTCGCGGGTCTGGCGGGCACCCATTACGTGCAGGGCGGGGCGCTCGACGAGTACCGTCTGCGCGGCAACATGCCGGTAAATGTCGGCTTCGACGGCATCGCCGTGGCGCTGATGGGCCAGAGCACGCCCGCAGGTGTGGTGGCCGCCGGGGTGCTGTTCGGAACCATCGACACTGGCAGCGTCAACGTGCAGCGGCTGGAAAAGGTGAACCGCGACCTCGTGACGGTGCTCAAGGCGCTGATCGTGCTGTTTATCGCCGCCGGGGGCTTCCTCAGCCGCCGCATCACCGATCCGCCACCACCCCAGCTCGTGAAGGCGGCGGACGCGACGGGTTCGGCTGAGGCGGGGCACGTGGACGCGGGGGCCACCCGTGAGCGCGCGACACCTCAGCCCAACGTGGCGCGCAGCAGTGAAGTGAACACCCGGGAAGGGGGCAAGTAG
- the ndk gene encoding nucleoside-diphosphate kinase: protein MERTFAMIKPDGVRRGLTPEILKRIQQKGYRIVGLKQMLIPREVAENHYGEHRERPFFGELVDFITGGPVVAIALEGENAITGWRAMMGATNPANAVPGTIRADFATTTGENVTHGSDSPESAARELGLFFAEGELLR, encoded by the coding sequence ATGGAACGCACCTTCGCCATGATCAAACCCGACGGGGTTCGCCGGGGCCTGACGCCCGAGATTCTCAAGCGCATTCAGCAGAAGGGCTACCGCATCGTGGGCCTCAAGCAGATGCTCATTCCCCGCGAGGTGGCCGAAAACCATTACGGCGAGCACCGCGAGCGGCCCTTTTTCGGCGAACTCGTGGACTTCATCACGGGCGGCCCCGTGGTGGCCATCGCCCTGGAAGGCGAGAACGCCATCACGGGCTGGCGCGCCATGATGGGGGCCACCAACCCGGCCAATGCCGTCCCCGGCACCATCCGCGCCGACTTCGCCACCACCACCGGCGAGAACGTGACCCACGGCAGCGACTCGCCTGAGAGCGCTGCGCGCGAGCTTGGTCTGTTCTTCGCCGAGGGTGAACTGCTGCGCTGA
- a CDS encoding organic hydroperoxide resistance protein, producing the protein MSEASQTTQNQRKSLFTTQATAHGGRAGYIETPDHHLGVKLSVPQEIGGNGGVGTNPEQLFAAGYAACFQSAIGSVARRDKVNFGSSRVTGVVGLVRDDLGYALDVELQIVLPGLSREQAEHMVDEAHKVCPYSRALQGNVNVRLTVTEEAEHGDVG; encoded by the coding sequence ATGAGCGAAGCGAGTCAGACCACCCAGAACCAGCGCAAGTCGCTGTTTACGACCCAGGCCACGGCCCACGGCGGACGCGCCGGCTACATCGAGACGCCCGATCACCACCTGGGCGTCAAGCTCAGCGTGCCGCAGGAAATCGGCGGCAACGGCGGCGTGGGCACCAACCCCGAGCAGCTCTTTGCCGCTGGATATGCCGCCTGCTTTCAGAGCGCCATCGGCTCCGTGGCCCGGCGCGACAAGGTGAACTTCGGGTCCTCCCGCGTGACCGGCGTGGTAGGGCTGGTGCGCGACGATCTGGGTTACGCCCTTGACGTGGAACTGCAGATTGTGCTGCCGGGACTGAGCCGCGAGCAGGCCGAACATATGGTGGACGAGGCCCACAAGGTCTGCCCTTACAGCCGCGCCCTGCAGGGCAACGTCAACGTTCGGCTCACGGTTACAGAAGAAGCCGAGCACGGCGACGTGGGCTAA
- a CDS encoding ABC transporter ATP-binding protein encodes MNLSPLRAFLRVFLSYYRPYRRTLTLDLLCAFVVAGVTLIYPLFAGYVTRTVLHTPGPQALPELLRVGAFMLALLAVQIAANTYVDYQGHMMGTYIERDMRRDLFAHLQRLPFSFYDSHRTGQLMSRVTNDLYDIGELAHHGPEDLSTALLLFVGVFAVLLHLNPALTLLLFAFLPFMAAYAVFFNVRLNRALLQSRERIGDVNAQVEDTLAGIRVVQSFTGEGTEQRRFDAENARFVDSRRAGYHAEAHFYQGMLAFSQLMTIAVLVFGGLTILRGGLRVDELLTYLLCVGILLEPIRRFVNLARLLQEGVTGFQRFQELMAVQPDIVDAPGALELKAVRGEVTFERVSFRYPSSSTLVLRDIDLTVRPGEFVALVGASGVGKSTLCALLPRFYEVTAGQIRIDGIPVEAVTLASLRRSIGAVQQDVYLFSGTVLDNIRYGRPWASTDEVIEAARQAGAHEFIAALPQGYHTDIGQRGVKLSGGQKQRLSIARVFLKDPPILIFDEATSALDSVSERLVQESLERLAQRRTTLVIAHRLSTVRNAGRIVVLTESGVAEQGSHEELLRRGGVYARLQAAAPLRPAER; translated from the coding sequence TTGAATCTGTCCCCACTTCGCGCGTTCCTGCGCGTCTTTCTGTCCTATTACCGTCCATACCGCCGCACGCTGACCCTGGACCTGCTCTGCGCGTTCGTGGTGGCGGGCGTCACGCTGATCTACCCGCTGTTCGCCGGGTACGTGACCCGCACGGTGCTGCACACCCCAGGCCCGCAGGCGCTGCCCGAACTGCTGCGCGTCGGCGCGTTCATGCTGGCGCTGCTCGCCGTGCAGATCGCCGCCAACACCTACGTGGACTACCAGGGCCACATGATGGGCACCTACATTGAGCGCGACATGCGCCGGGACCTCTTCGCGCATCTGCAACGGCTGCCCTTCAGCTTTTACGATTCGCACCGCACGGGGCAACTCATGAGCCGGGTCACGAACGACCTGTACGACATAGGTGAGCTGGCCCACCACGGCCCGGAGGACCTCTCGACCGCGCTGCTGCTCTTCGTGGGGGTGTTCGCTGTGCTGCTGCACCTGAACCCCGCGTTGACGCTGCTGCTGTTCGCCTTTCTGCCGTTTATGGCGGCCTATGCGGTGTTTTTCAACGTGCGTCTCAACCGGGCCCTGCTGCAAAGCCGGGAGCGCATCGGCGACGTGAACGCCCAGGTGGAAGACACCCTCGCGGGCATCCGCGTGGTGCAGTCGTTCACGGGCGAGGGGACCGAGCAGCGCCGCTTCGACGCCGAGAACGCCCGCTTCGTGGACAGCCGCCGCGCGGGCTACCACGCCGAGGCGCACTTCTATCAGGGCATGCTGGCGTTTAGCCAACTCATGACCATCGCCGTGCTCGTCTTTGGCGGCCTGACCATCCTGCGCGGTGGGTTGCGCGTGGACGAACTCCTCACCTACCTGCTGTGCGTGGGCATCCTGCTTGAACCCATCCGCCGCTTCGTCAACCTCGCGCGCCTGCTCCAGGAAGGCGTGACCGGCTTTCAACGCTTTCAGGAACTGATGGCCGTGCAGCCCGATATCGTGGACGCCCCGGGCGCGTTGGAGTTGAAGGCGGTGCGCGGTGAAGTGACGTTCGAGCGGGTGAGCTTTCGGTATCCGTCCAGCTCCACGCTGGTGCTCCGCGACATCGACTTGACCGTCCGCCCCGGCGAGTTTGTGGCCCTCGTGGGCGCGTCGGGCGTGGGCAAGAGCACCCTCTGCGCCCTCCTGCCCCGCTTCTATGAGGTCACAGCGGGACAGATTCGGATAGACGGCATCCCGGTTGAGGCAGTCACGCTCGCCTCGCTACGGCGCAGCATCGGCGCGGTGCAGCAGGACGTGTACTTATTTTCCGGCACGGTGCTCGACAACATCCGCTACGGCCGGCCCTGGGCCAGCACCGACGAGGTGATCGAAGCCGCGCGGCAGGCCGGCGCGCACGAATTCATTGCAGCGCTGCCCCAGGGGTACCACACAGACATCGGCCAGCGCGGCGTCAAGCTCTCAGGCGGACAAAAGCAGCGGCTGAGCATCGCCCGCGTCTTTTTGAAAGACCCGCCCATCCTGATTTTCGACGAGGCGACGAGCGCGCTCGACAGCGTCTCCGAGCGCCTCGTACAGGAGTCCCTCGAACGCCTCGCCCAGCGCCGCACCACCTTGGTAATCGCCCACCGCCTCAGCACAGTTCGGAATGCGGGGCGTATCGTGGTTCTGACCGAAAGCGGCGTCGCCGAGCAGGGCAGCCACGAGGAGTTGCTGCGGCGTGGGGGGGTGTACGCGAGGCTTCAGGCGGCGGCTCCGCTCCGGCCGGCGGAACGCTGA
- a CDS encoding chlorite dismutase family protein — MMVDLDPSGQVTQREPDRAQRQFLNYAFFKLDPAFRRLPRAEREELKAEFQAAAEGWVSDAPAEKGHIQRTYSLVGVRSDVDFMLWRIAFDVREFQEAQARLNRTRLMGYLTQPFNFVSMNKRSQYVNRVEGSGHGLEVLPGQGQFLFIYPFIKTRPWYDLTPHSRQGMMDEHIYASGPFKGVRINTSYSYGIDDQEFVVSFDSDHPQEFVDLVHRLRYTEASMYTLRDTPMFTCVKKELTGVLEDLG, encoded by the coding sequence ATGATGGTGGACCTTGATCCCAGCGGTCAGGTCACGCAGCGCGAGCCGGACCGCGCGCAGCGGCAGTTTCTGAACTACGCCTTTTTCAAACTCGATCCCGCGTTTCGCCGCCTGCCGCGGGCGGAGCGAGAGGAACTGAAAGCCGAATTTCAGGCTGCCGCCGAGGGCTGGGTCAGCGACGCGCCCGCTGAGAAGGGGCATATCCAGCGCACCTATTCGCTGGTGGGCGTGCGCAGCGACGTGGACTTTATGCTCTGGCGCATCGCCTTCGACGTGCGCGAGTTTCAGGAGGCGCAGGCCCGCCTCAACCGCACCCGCCTGATGGGCTACCTCACGCAGCCCTTCAACTTCGTGTCCATGAACAAGCGCAGCCAGTACGTCAACCGCGTGGAGGGCAGCGGGCACGGGCTGGAAGTCCTGCCGGGGCAGGGGCAGTTCCTGTTCATCTACCCTTTTATCAAGACGCGGCCGTGGTATGACCTGACGCCGCACTCGCGCCAAGGCATGATGGACGAACATATCTACGCTTCGGGGCCCTTCAAGGGCGTGCGGATCAACACGTCTTACTCCTACGGGATCGACGATCAGGAGTTCGTGGTGAGCTTTGACAGTGACCACCCGCAGGAGTTCGTGGACCTCGTTCATCGCCTGCGCTACACGGAAGCGAGCATGTACACGCTGCGCGACACACCGATGTTCACGTGCGTGAAAAAGGAGCTGACGGGGGTGCTCGAAGACCTAGGCTGA
- a CDS encoding aldo/keto reductase, translated as MEYRKLLGTDLTVSAVGFGVWTVGTTWWGVKDEDMAVRLLRRAFELGITFFDNADTYASGRAEELQRRALGDVRDQLVIGTKFGYDIYNHPERPGQQERPHDWTPAYLRKALEGSLTRLGTDRIDYYQLHNPRLDAIQQDDLWAELEALKAEGLILAYGTALGPALNERQIEEGFASIRTRCAPTQIIYNLLEQVLGEQILPVAEQEGVGVMARVPHASGLLEGYMTLDTEFEPGDHRNWRMTTNARRKAWMEDGLKKVEQLDAQFVQGRGRTIGQLALQFALRSPAMASVLPNIYSLENLEEYAASFDAVPLGDDEYSGLQKLYKANFGMETDLRGQAVAG; from the coding sequence ATGGAATACCGCAAGCTTCTGGGCACCGATCTCACCGTCAGCGCGGTGGGCTTCGGCGTATGGACCGTGGGTACGACGTGGTGGGGAGTCAAAGACGAGGACATGGCCGTGCGGCTGCTCCGCCGCGCCTTTGAGCTGGGCATCACCTTTTTCGACAACGCCGACACCTACGCTTCCGGCCGCGCGGAGGAGCTCCAGCGCCGCGCCCTGGGCGACGTGCGCGACCAACTCGTCATCGGGACCAAGTTCGGCTACGACATCTACAACCATCCGGAGCGCCCCGGCCAGCAGGAGCGTCCGCACGACTGGACGCCCGCGTATCTCCGTAAAGCGCTGGAGGGCAGTCTGACGCGCCTGGGCACGGACCGTATCGACTACTACCAGTTGCATAACCCGCGCCTGGACGCTATTCAGCAGGATGACCTGTGGGCCGAACTGGAGGCCCTGAAGGCCGAGGGCCTGATCCTGGCCTACGGCACCGCCCTGGGCCCGGCCCTGAACGAGCGGCAGATCGAGGAGGGCTTCGCCTCCATCCGCACGCGCTGCGCTCCCACCCAGATCATCTACAACCTGCTGGAACAGGTGCTGGGGGAGCAGATTCTGCCCGTGGCCGAGCAGGAAGGCGTGGGTGTGATGGCCCGCGTGCCCCACGCCTCCGGTCTGCTGGAGGGGTACATGACCCTCGACACCGAGTTCGAGCCTGGCGATCACCGCAACTGGCGCATGACCACCAACGCCCGCCGCAAGGCGTGGATGGAAGACGGTCTGAAGAAGGTGGAGCAGTTAGACGCGCAGTTCGTGCAGGGCCGGGGCCGCACCATCGGGCAACTCGCCCTGCAGTTCGCCCTGCGCTCCCCCGCGATGGCGAGCGTGCTGCCCAACATTTACAGCCTCGAAAATCTGGAGGAGTACGCGGCCAGCTTTGACGCCGTGCCTCTGGGTGACGACGAGTACAGCGGGCTTCAGAAGCTGTACAAGGCCAACTTCGGCATGGAGACGGACCTGCGCGGTCAGGCGGTGGCGGGATGA